A genomic region of Branchiostoma lanceolatum isolate klBraLanc5 chromosome 4, klBraLanc5.hap2, whole genome shotgun sequence contains the following coding sequences:
- the LOC136432625 gene encoding F-box/LRR-repeat protein 4-like, producing the protein MNEEDVKAGYVHQHAIEVVDFSSQYGNDGSMSYVASNLAGPPNVYPGYGDFTQACVFRTYGPWWKCCPSARKPINRSPVTFRSQDYIELLFEERVYPSRIDIFETYNPGSVVKILACNTSPKDFEELDPPEDVEWVTLWAGQPEDLPARPREFSPPLKPCSFATNLIRLEVNQKLLEYYTELDAVKLYGILECNELQNSSEPPSKHLYPDPGISATANMLRDLMLVDKKSSPGNNGYFDMLPSEVIQLILSYLDMPSLCNTALSCSFLMHHCYDPLQYTGLDLQPYWSQVDDYVLKCLQIRCSHLQQLSLSWCGRYDMIKGPTFIKFLEHCGSELTCLRLSCSRFLYADCLRAVGVNCPLLQELDLSSCTYLHDTAFQQVANFTSLRRLNLYRTNVVGSTVRSIIRSNPGLEYLNLGGCKSCDGMDDIAIDLAQHCPQLKAVDFWRCRSLTNIGLRALASGCSLLLELDLGWCSELRSNTGCFVSLAQSCHLLRKLFVTANRTVSDNDLFALAKHCRDLEQLDILGTRMVSPDGALAVLNSCKKLSFFDISFCSQLDFAMVYKWKMAFPDVALRKSFQNT; encoded by the coding sequence ATGAATGAAGAGGACGTGAAAGCTGGGTATGTTCACCAGCATGCAATCGAGGTGGTGGACTTTAGCTCCCAGTATGGCAACGATGGCAGCATGTCCTATGTGGCCTCCAACCTCGCTGGACCACCCAATGTCTATCCGGGGTATGGTGACTTCACCCAGGCTTGTGTGTTCCGCACCTACGGACCCTGGTGGAAGTGCTGCCCATCAGCGAGAAAGCCCATCAACCGCAGCCCAGTAACCTTCCGCAGCCAGGACTACATCGAACTCCTGTTTGAAGAGAGGGTGTACCCGAGTCGGATCGACATCTTCGAAACCTACAACCCTGGTTCCGTCGTTAAGATCCTGGCATGCAACACCTCTCCCAAAGACTTTGAGGAACTTGACCCTCCCGAGGACGTGGAATGGGTGACGCTGTGGGCGGGGCAGCCTGAAGATTTACCTGCCAGGCCCAGGGAGTTCTCGCCGCCGCTCAAACCATGTTCGTTCGCCACCAATCTGATCCGCCTGGAGGTCAACCAGAAGCTGCTGGAATACTACACTGAACTGGACGCTGTCAAGCTCTACGGTATCCTCGAGTGTAACGAACTTCAGAACTCGTCTGAACCTCCCAGCAAACACCTCTACCCCGACCCAGGGATTTCTGCAACAGCGAATATGCTCAGGGACTTGATGCttgttgacaaaaaaagttCGCCTGGGAATAATGGTTACTTTGACATGCTCCCTAGCGAGGTTATCCAGTTGATACTAAGTTATCTGGATATGCCCAGCCTTTGTAACACAGCATTGTCGTGTAGCTTCTTAATGCACCACTGTTATGACCCACTTCAGTACACTGGCCTAGACTTACAGCCTTACTGGTCCCAGGTTGACGACTACGTACTAAAGTGCCTTCAGATCCGTTGTTCACATCTCCAGCAGTTAAGCCTGTCCTGGTGCGGTAGATATGACATGATTAAGGGTCCTACGTTTATCAAGTTTCTAGAGCACTGTGGCAGTGAGCTGACATGCCTTAGGCTGTCGTGTTCTCGTTTTCTCTATGCAGATTGTCTAAGGGCCGTAGGGGTAAACTGTCCACTGTTACAGGAGCTTGACCTGTCGTCGTGCACCTATCTGCATGACACAGCCTTTCAACAGGTGGCAAACTTCACTTCTCTGAGAAGGTTAAATCTCTATAGAACTAATGTTGTTGGGAGCACGGTCAGATCTATTATCAGAAGTAACCCAGGCTTAGAGTACTTGAACCTGGGAGGCTGTAAGAGTTGTGACGGCATGGATGACATTGCTATTGACCTTGCTCAGCACTGCCCCCAACTTAAGGCTGTAGATTTCTGGCGGTGTAGGTCTCTCACCAACATTGGGCTGAGGGCACTGGCCAGTGGCTGCAGCCTGCTGTTGGAACTTGACCTAGGCTGGTGCTCTGAGTTGCGCTCCAACACGGGCTGTTTCGTGTCCCTAGCACAAAGCTGCCACCTGTTGAGAAAGCTGTTTGTCACTGCTAATCGCACCGTGAGCGACAATGACCTCTTCGCCCTAGCCAAGCACTGCAGGGATTTAGAACAGCTGGACATCCTAGGAACACGTATGGTGTCTCCCGACGGTGCTCTCGCTGTTCTAAATTCATGCAAGAAGCTGTCGTTCTTTGACATATCATTCTGTTCTCAGTTAGACTTTGCTATGGTTTATAAATGGAAGATGGCATTCCCGGATGTTGCTCTTAGAAAAAGCTTCCAAAATACATAA